The following proteins are encoded in a genomic region of Alphaproteobacteria bacterium:
- the murD gene encoding UDP-N-acetylmuramoyl-L-alanine--D-glutamate ligase: protein MLNLSLFSGKKFGVLGLGKSGLATALALQKNGAQVIAWDDAQEGRKSAENQGVTIKPFDAIVLSTLDMLVVSPGVSLTYPKPHAVIALAKELNIPLTGDLDLFYKAHQHVNFIGITGTNGKSTTTSLLGHILKQAQREVTVGGNIGTPVLELDSISENGIGVLEVSSYQLDINPQLKFKVAILLNITPDHLDRHGNFENYVQTKKKIFQHQTSDDFAVIGIDSPSCNAIARELEEKNKQKIIKIAIERVIPGAYYTQNGVLFDGTSKQIRTILDLKDLPRLKGQHNWQNAAAAYIACHVLGISDAQIIDGLRTFPGLVHRQEYVASTNNIQFINDSKATNGEAAAKALVCFDNIYWILGGLPKQDGLTATIPYFSKIKHAFLIGKAAPEFAEELKGRVPYTHCEILEKAVLAAYEQAKRDQLPNATILLSPACASWDQYPSFEVRGDAFKKNVHDLSK from the coding sequence ATGCTTAATCTATCACTTTTCAGCGGTAAAAAATTTGGCGTCTTGGGCCTTGGTAAATCAGGGCTTGCAACGGCGCTTGCCTTACAAAAAAATGGTGCGCAAGTCATTGCATGGGATGATGCTCAAGAAGGTCGTAAAAGTGCTGAAAATCAAGGTGTTACTATAAAACCCTTTGATGCTATTGTGTTAAGTACATTGGATATGCTTGTTGTATCACCAGGCGTTTCATTAACGTATCCCAAACCACATGCAGTAATTGCGCTTGCGAAAGAATTAAATATTCCTTTGACGGGAGATTTAGATCTTTTCTATAAAGCACACCAGCATGTTAATTTTATAGGTATTACGGGCACGAATGGTAAATCAACAACAACTTCACTTCTTGGTCATATTTTGAAACAAGCCCAACGTGAAGTGACGGTTGGTGGAAATATTGGTACACCCGTTTTAGAATTAGACTCAATCTCTGAAAATGGTATTGGTGTCTTGGAGGTTTCTTCATATCAGTTAGATATTAATCCTCAATTAAAGTTCAAAGTTGCTATTTTGCTTAATATCACACCTGACCATTTAGACCGTCATGGTAATTTTGAAAATTATGTTCAAACGAAGAAAAAAATCTTCCAGCATCAAACGTCCGATGATTTTGCTGTCATTGGGATAGATTCACCTTCTTGTAATGCAATCGCCCGTGAATTGGAAGAAAAAAATAAACAAAAAATCATTAAAATCGCTATTGAGCGTGTAATTCCCGGGGCTTATTATACTCAAAATGGCGTTTTATTTGATGGTACGTCAAAACAAATAAGAACAATTCTTGATCTGAAAGATTTACCACGTTTAAAGGGTCAGCATAATTGGCAAAATGCTGCTGCAGCTTATATTGCGTGTCATGTTCTTGGTATTTCTGATGCACAAATTATTGATGGATTAAGAACTTTCCCGGGGCTTGTTCATCGCCAAGAATATGTCGCGTCGACGAACAATATTCAGTTTATTAATGATAGTAAAGCAACCAATGGTGAGGCTGCTGCCAAGGCACTCGTATGCTTTGATAATATTTATTGGATTTTAGGTGGGCTTCCTAAACAAGATGGTTTAACAGCAACCATTCCATATTTTTCTAAAATTAAGCATGCCTTTTTGATTGGTAAGGCAGCACCTGAATTTGCTGAAGAATTGAAGGGAAGGGTGCCTTATACACATTGCGAGATTCTAGAAAAAGCTGTTTTAGCTGCTTACGAACAAGCAAAACGAGATCAATTACCAAATGCAACTATATTGTTGTCGCCAGCTTGCGCGTCTTGGGATCAATATCCAAGTTTTGAAGTACGCGGTGACGCGTTTAAGAAAAATGTGCATGATTTGTCGAAGTGA
- the mraY gene encoding phospho-N-acetylmuramoyl-pentapeptide-transferase produces the protein MLYNLLTPLADSFGPLNLFRYLTFRTGGAILTALILSFILGPKIINWLKTKQKEGQPIRDDGPETHLLTKKGTPTMGGLLILTALLISTFLWSDLTNPYIWIVMLVTLSFGFIGFIDDYLKLTKKNSKGFSGKIKLFIEFIIAAIAGYFILINSTENLGTMLTIPFFKSMLIDLGYFFVPFACFVIVGTSNSVNLTDGLDGLAIVPIMIACTCFALISYLVGNAVFANYLQLHYVSGCGEITVFCGAMIGAGLGFLWFNAPPAMVFMGDTGSLAAGGALGTISVITKHEIVLMIIGGLFLVETVSVIVQVISFKTTGKRVFRMAPLHHHFEKKGWAEPTVVIRFWIIATILALIGLSTLKLR, from the coding sequence ATGCTTTATAACCTGCTTACCCCGCTTGCTGATTCTTTTGGGCCTTTGAACCTTTTTCGTTATTTGACGTTTAGAACTGGTGGTGCCATTCTTACCGCATTAATTTTAAGCTTTATTTTGGGACCAAAAATTATTAATTGGCTTAAAACTAAACAAAAAGAGGGCCAACCTATTCGGGATGATGGTCCTGAAACGCATCTTCTAACAAAAAAAGGGACGCCTACAATGGGCGGCCTTCTTATTTTGACAGCTTTATTGATAAGTACTTTTTTGTGGTCTGACCTTACCAATCCTTATATTTGGATTGTGATGCTAGTGACCCTTTCTTTTGGATTTATTGGATTTATAGATGATTATCTGAAGCTTACAAAAAAAAACTCAAAGGGATTTTCAGGAAAAATTAAGTTATTTATTGAGTTTATAATTGCAGCGATTGCAGGTTATTTCATACTTATAAACTCAACAGAAAACCTTGGAACGATGCTCACCATTCCGTTTTTTAAATCAATGCTTATTGATTTGGGTTATTTTTTTGTTCCTTTTGCCTGTTTTGTTATCGTTGGAACATCTAATTCTGTTAATTTAACAGATGGTTTGGATGGTCTTGCGATTGTACCGATTATGATTGCATGCACTTGTTTTGCGCTTATTTCGTATCTTGTGGGTAATGCGGTTTTTGCCAATTATTTACAACTTCATTATGTAAGTGGGTGTGGTGAAATCACTGTATTTTGTGGCGCTATGATAGGGGCGGGGCTTGGTTTTTTATGGTTCAATGCGCCGCCTGCAATGGTGTTTATGGGTGATACGGGATCTCTTGCGGCAGGTGGTGCTTTGGGTACAATCAGCGTCATTACGAAGCATGAAATTGTCTTGATGATTATTGGTGGTCTTTTTCTTGTTGAAACGGTATCAGTGATCGTACAAGTTATATCCTTTAAAACAACAGGTAAACGTGTTTTTCGTATGGCGCCGCTCCATCACCATTTTGAAAAAAAAGGATGGGCTGAACCTACTGTTGTTATTCGCTTTTGGATTATTGCAACAATATTAGCGCTTATAGGTCTTTCAACTTTAAAGTTAAGGTAA
- a CDS encoding acetamidase/formamidase family protein, with protein MLHIRIKPGVRLSEQPEIGHNRWHSDIPFLASLMPGDEAIIESLDFLDAQIKNDDDVSDIRNIDLTLAHPLTGPFEIIGAAPGDLLVVDIIDINPITPIGFSGNFSKDNGGGFLVDYFPDPHKAIWDLKGLFATSRHIPGIKLTGLVHPGLIGCLPSYELLTEWNKREAPLVAQGLAKPPCPETAVLRGLKGNKFDQMAKEACRTIPAREHGGNMDIKDISRGSRIFFPVYQKGAGLSMGDLHFSQGDGEIAFCGAIEMDGAMHIGVDLIKGGMAKYSINAPVFIPSKIKPHYENYISFQGISVENGVNYYMDATVAYRQACLKAIDYLEHFGYTRAQAYLILTAAPIEGRIGGIVDIPNCVCSLSIPTGIFDQDILPK; from the coding sequence ATGCTCCATATTCGTATCAAGCCGGGTGTAAGATTGTCGGAACAACCTGAAATTGGACATAATAGGTGGCACTCCGATATCCCATTTTTAGCCTCCCTCATGCCAGGCGATGAAGCTATTATTGAAAGTTTAGATTTTTTAGATGCACAGATTAAAAATGATGATGATGTGAGCGATATTCGAAACATTGATTTAACATTAGCCCATCCTTTAACAGGTCCTTTCGAAATAATAGGGGCAGCACCTGGTGATTTACTTGTCGTTGATATTATAGATATAAATCCTATTACACCTATTGGTTTTTCAGGCAATTTTTCAAAAGACAATGGTGGCGGATTCTTAGTCGATTATTTTCCAGATCCACATAAGGCAATTTGGGATTTAAAAGGTCTTTTTGCAACTTCTCGGCATATTCCAGGCATAAAACTTACAGGATTAGTTCATCCTGGATTAATTGGCTGCTTGCCATCATATGAATTACTGACGGAATGGAACAAACGTGAAGCTCCACTTGTGGCACAAGGTCTTGCCAAACCACCCTGCCCTGAAACTGCAGTATTGCGTGGGCTAAAAGGAAATAAATTTGATCAAATGGCCAAAGAAGCCTGTCGAACAATTCCAGCACGTGAACATGGCGGCAATATGGACATTAAAGATATTTCGCGCGGTAGTCGTATCTTTTTCCCCGTCTATCAAAAGGGCGCAGGACTATCCATGGGCGATCTACATTTTAGTCAAGGCGATGGTGAAATCGCTTTTTGCGGCGCTATTGAAATGGATGGTGCAATGCACATTGGTGTTGATCTCATCAAAGGCGGCATGGCCAAATATTCGATTAATGCACCTGTTTTTATTCCAAGCAAAATTAAACCGCATTATGAAAATTATATAAGTTTTCAAGGCATATCTGTCGAAAACGGTGTCAATTACTATATGGATGCAACTGTTGCATATCGCCAAGCTTGTCTTAAAGCTATTGATTATTTAGAACATTTTGGCTATACGCGCGCGCAAGCCTATCTTATTTTAACAGCAGCACCCATTGAAGGACGTATAGGTGGCATTGTTGATATCCCCAATTGTGTTTGCTCACTTTCAATACCGACAGGGATATTTGATCAAGACATTCTTCCGAAATAA
- a CDS encoding zinc ribbon domain-containing protein translates to MPFYDYQCTQCGIIKEELRSISARDDLKDCSKCQKKSMIPIVSGHSLIQSKEAYMPRSTIEKLTGSNAKGPGLSQKNKIPFLSSCKHRH, encoded by the coding sequence ATGCCATTTTACGATTATCAATGCACCCAATGCGGGATCATAAAAGAAGAATTACGCTCGATAAGTGCGCGCGATGATTTGAAAGATTGTTCAAAATGTCAAAAAAAATCTATGATTCCAATTGTTTCAGGGCATTCATTAATTCAATCAAAAGAAGCTTATATGCCTAGATCAACTATTGAAAAATTAACTGGTTCTAACGCGAAAGGACCTGGTCTGTCTCAAAAAAATAAAATTCCTTTTTTATCAAGCTGCAAGCATCGTCATTAA
- a CDS encoding tetratricopeptide repeat protein, with amino-acid sequence MIKNISFIFLSFFIFFSSVNCSECTIDDAVNASIPDRTNPWKLNTNQAITFNEYYISGKNLACGFKAFGYDSREEAIDAMLNALNDNDTKYERRNRKMREYIKNDYAENISVEEYLNKIKNIKHELSYNANKYFLDQNKKIQKIDPNLPILYTLIDAFAVLNNKNLYIYSAAPGEKILFISHAFSNDSSNVNQNLSLLHKNQHYNRLVETGHVNTNIRSQNDEDKHLTELRNSLLEEGRFREEQLSLNISFDSFSSEPLEEEIFFSLESPKSPEEEITFEDFSSSFLPTTPCYDLEFTEDEPHNQVSQPAQTEISFTASQIKYFVFGKAKYLPGLNAYESLIAAYKNAAKLFDDQNALFCHIQIYLKKNFLHENNSIDSMLKKLDTLINKKGSQSVIKKYRHYAKIYKGQIYVKQKELNKAWEIFDNLKTKNECYTKTYFLDMSEMILLYEYTPNGMTRENAVALAWTLFNKTIGNGKTQKKQTSNSTRQNDTFHPDYYKSKEANKRRTNIRDKVRRQGNVNRVRPRNRSTQDGSASNVSAPNVSAQPLDQIETMENSIVGRKRTKNSSTIKSQPPRKILRIMTSNTDTNTDTESDTDIDVDTKMQDQVENPENISDLYSLHDDSLNRNHNDDFLDTVDDINEKNKKLRDLILKGKYFSFKKKADEAIKYFSMVLYSNDDENQESIYYEQAYIGLGNVYCYEKQDIDTAIKIYLEGILKCPSSDLYCSLGDAYHYEKKDTNKAIEIYQEGINRCPSADLYRGLGNAYRYEKQEVHTAIEIYQEGIDKYPSAVLYRSLGDTYRYEKHEVHAAIEIYQEGIFKCPSADLYRSLGDAYYYEKKDTNKAIKIYQKGIDKCPSADLYCGLGDAYRYEKKDTNTAIEIYQEGIDRCPSADLYRSLGDSYYYEEKDTNKAISMYQKGIDNYPSADLYRALGDAYRHEKKNTNKAIAIYQEGIEKCPSAELYRALGDAYKYEKKDVYKAISIYQKGIKKCSSSDLYDALGDTYSFNFAKHERDINKSKAYQQKALDAYQMALSFNNHKINDKIKIKIDYIKKWFSSFETRRRIE; translated from the coding sequence ATGATTAAAAATATTTCTTTTATCTTTTTATCTTTTTTTATATTTTTTTCTTCTGTTAATTGTTCAGAATGTACTATTGATGATGCTGTTAATGCATCAATACCTGATAGGACAAATCCATGGAAACTGAATACTAATCAAGCAATTACTTTTAATGAATATTATATTTCAGGCAAAAACCTTGCTTGTGGTTTTAAAGCTTTTGGATACGATTCGCGGGAAGAAGCTATTGATGCAATGCTTAACGCCCTTAACGATAACGATACAAAATATGAGCGTCGTAATCGTAAAATGCGCGAATATATTAAAAATGATTACGCAGAAAATATTTCTGTAGAAGAATATTTAAATAAAATTAAAAATATAAAGCATGAGCTTTCTTACAATGCAAATAAGTACTTTTTAGACCAAAACAAAAAAATTCAAAAAATTGATCCTAACTTACCAATTTTATACACCCTTATCGATGCTTTTGCCGTATTAAATAATAAAAACTTATATATTTATAGCGCTGCTCCTGGTGAAAAAATCCTTTTTATAAGTCATGCTTTTTCAAATGATTCTTCCAATGTAAATCAAAATTTATCTCTTTTACATAAAAATCAACATTACAATAGATTAGTTGAAACAGGACATGTGAATACAAATATACGTTCACAAAATGATGAAGATAAACATCTAACAGAATTAAGAAATTCTCTTCTTGAAGAAGGAAGATTTAGAGAAGAGCAACTCTCATTAAATATAAGTTTTGATAGTTTTTCTTCAGAACCATTGGAAGAAGAAATATTTTTTTCTTTAGAATCACCAAAATCACCAGAAGAAGAAATAACTTTTGAAGATTTTTCTTCAAGTTTTCTACCTACAACACCTTGTTACGATTTAGAATTCACTGAAGATGAGCCACACAATCAAGTATCACAGCCTGCACAAACGGAAATAAGTTTTACTGCTTCTCAAATAAAATATTTTGTTTTTGGCAAAGCAAAATACCTTCCAGGACTTAATGCTTATGAATCTTTGATTGCTGCATATAAAAATGCGGCAAAACTTTTTGATGATCAAAATGCTCTTTTTTGTCACATTCAAATTTATCTTAAAAAAAACTTTCTTCACGAAAATAATTCCATTGATTCTATGTTAAAAAAATTAGACACATTAATTAATAAAAAAGGTTCACAAAGTGTAATAAAAAAATATAGACATTATGCAAAAATTTATAAAGGTCAAATTTACGTTAAACAAAAAGAACTAAATAAAGCTTGGGAAATATTTGATAATTTAAAAACAAAAAATGAGTGTTACACAAAAACATATTTTTTAGATATGTCGGAAATGATTCTTCTTTATGAATATACACCTAATGGAATGACACGGGAGAATGCTGTTGCATTGGCTTGGACATTATTTAATAAAACAATTGGAAACGGAAAGACTCAAAAAAAACAAACATCAAATTCAACACGTCAAAATGATACTTTTCATCCGGATTATTACAAAAGTAAAGAAGCAAACAAAAGACGTACAAATATTCGTGACAAGGTTCGTAGGCAAGGCAATGTGAATAGAGTTCGACCAAGAAATAGATCCACTCAAGACGGTTCTGCGTCAAATGTTTCTGCGCCAAATGTTTCCGCGCAGCCATTAGATCAAATTGAAACAATGGAAAATTCTATTGTGGGACGTAAAAGAACAAAAAATTCTTCTACAATAAAATCTCAACCGCCTCGAAAAATATTACGTATTATGACGAGTAATACAGACACTAATACGGACACAGAAAGTGATACTGATATAGATGTCGATACTAAAATGCAAGACCAAGTTGAAAATCCTGAAAATATTTCTGATTTATATTCATTGCATGATGATTCTTTAAACAGAAATCATAATGATGATTTTTTAGATACAGTAGATGACATTAACGAAAAAAATAAAAAATTGCGTGATCTAATTTTAAAAGGAAAGTATTTTTCTTTTAAAAAAAAGGCTGACGAAGCAATAAAGTACTTTTCGATGGTTTTATATTCTAATGATGATGAAAATCAAGAATCCATTTATTATGAACAAGCATATATTGGCTTAGGTAATGTTTATTGTTATGAAAAACAAGATATAGATACAGCAATTAAAATTTATCTGGAAGGTATTCTTAAATGTCCTTCATCAGATCTCTATTGTTCTTTAGGTGATGCTTATCATTATGAAAAAAAAGATACAAATAAAGCAATTGAAATCTATCAAGAAGGGATTAATAGATGCCCCTCAGCAGATCTCTACCGTGGTTTAGGCAATGCTTATAGATATGAAAAGCAAGAGGTTCATACAGCAATTGAAATCTATCAAGAGGGGATTGATAAATACCCCTCAGCAGTTCTCTATCGTTCTTTAGGTGATACTTATAGATATGAAAAGCACGAAGTTCATGCAGCAATTGAAATCTATCAGGAAGGTATTTTTAAATGTCCTTCAGCAGATCTCTATCGTTCTTTAGGTGATGCTTATTATTATGAAAAAAAAGATACAAATAAAGCAATTAAAATCTATCAAAAAGGAATTGATAAATGCCCCTCAGCAGATCTCTACTGTGGTTTAGGTGATGCTTATAGATATGAAAAAAAAGATACAAATACAGCAATTGAAATCTATCAAGAAGGGATTGATAGATGCCCCTCAGCAGATCTCTATCGTTCTTTAGGGGATTCTTATTATTATGAAGAAAAAGATACAAATAAAGCAATTTCAATGTATCAAAAAGGGATTGATAACTACCCTTCAGCAGATCTTTATCGTGCTTTAGGTGATGCTTATAGACATGAAAAGAAAAATACAAATAAAGCAATTGCAATCTACCAAGAAGGTATTGAAAAATGTCCCTCAGCAGAACTTTATCGTGCTTTAGGAGATGCTTATAAATATGAAAAAAAAGACGTTTACAAAGCAATTTCAATTTATCAAAAAGGGATTAAAAAATGTTCTTCATCAGATCTTTATGATGCTTTAGGAGATACCTATAGTTTTAATTTCGCTAAACATGAACGAGATATTAATAAAAGTAAAGCATACCAACAAAAAGCGTTAGATGCTTATCAGATGGCTCTTAGTTTTAACAATCATAAAATTAACGATAAAATTAAAATAAAAATTGATTATATAAAAAAATGGTTTTCTTCTTTTGAAACTAGAAGAAGAATTGAGTAA
- the glnA gene encoding type I glutamate--ammonia ligase — protein MSDRTKVYDLISQFDVKYVDVRFTDPRGKWHHMSQAVGTVNDDFFEDGIMFDGSSIAGWKEINESDMCLMPDPATAVMDPFSAQPTLIIIADVYEPVTQQPYNRDPRSIAKKAEAFVATSKVGDKAYFGPEVEFFVFDDVRFSVESHNISFKLDSLESPHNTNRKYETGNLGHRPTVKGGYFPVAPVDSMHDIRAEMLTVLSDMGIETERHHHEVAPAQNELGIRFDTLVNSADKIQTYKCVVQNVAYSYGKSATFMPKPVMGDNGSGMHVHQSIWKDGKALFAGNGYADLSETALFYIGGIIKHAKSLNAFTNPSTNSYKRLIPGFEAPVLLAYSSRNRSASCRIPYVSNPNGKRVEVRFPDPTANPYLAFAAMLMAGLDGIKNRIHPGEPMDKNLYDLPPQELAKVPTVCGSLREALISLGEDCDYLKQGNVFTDDFIQSYIELKWNEVYRYEHTPHPVEFDMYYSA, from the coding sequence ATGTCTGATCGGACAAAAGTTTATGACTTAATCAGTCAATTTGATGTGAAATATGTTGATGTGCGATTTACAGATCCGCGCGGAAAATGGCATCACATGAGCCAGGCCGTAGGAACTGTTAATGATGACTTCTTCGAAGATGGTATTATGTTTGATGGTTCATCAATTGCTGGTTGGAAAGAAATTAACGAATCAGATATGTGCTTAATGCCAGATCCTGCAACAGCAGTTATGGATCCTTTTTCAGCGCAACCAACACTTATTATTATTGCAGACGTTTATGAACCTGTAACACAACAGCCTTATAACAGAGATCCACGTTCGATTGCTAAAAAAGCTGAAGCATTTGTGGCGACTTCTAAAGTAGGCGATAAAGCATATTTTGGTCCAGAAGTTGAATTCTTTGTCTTTGATGATGTTCGTTTTTCTGTTGAATCACATAATATATCATTTAAACTTGATTCTTTAGAAAGCCCACATAATACGAATCGTAAATACGAAACGGGCAATTTAGGGCATAGACCAACTGTTAAAGGCGGTTACTTTCCTGTAGCACCTGTTGATTCAATGCATGACATACGTGCAGAAATGCTCACTGTTTTATCAGATATGGGCATTGAAACAGAACGTCACCACCATGAAGTGGCACCCGCTCAAAATGAGCTTGGTATTCGTTTTGATACACTTGTGAATTCAGCTGATAAAATTCAAACATATAAATGCGTTGTTCAAAATGTTGCGTATTCCTATGGAAAATCAGCTACCTTTATGCCAAAACCTGTTATGGGTGATAATGGTTCCGGTATGCATGTGCATCAATCCATTTGGAAAGATGGTAAAGCGCTTTTTGCCGGTAATGGTTATGCTGATTTATCTGAAACCGCCTTGTTTTACATTGGCGGGATCATTAAACATGCCAAATCATTGAACGCGTTTACAAATCCATCGACCAATAGCTATAAACGCTTGATTCCAGGATTTGAAGCGCCTGTTTTATTGGCGTATTCTTCACGTAATCGATCTGCTTCTTGCCGTATTCCTTATGTATCAAATCCAAACGGAAAACGTGTTGAAGTACGCTTCCCAGATCCAACAGCTAATCCTTATTTAGCATTTGCTGCTATGCTTATGGCGGGTCTTGATGGGATTAAAAATCGTATTCATCCTGGTGAGCCTATGGATAAAAATCTTTATGATTTACCACCTCAAGAGCTTGCAAAAGTACCAACAGTCTGTGGTTCATTGCGCGAAGCCCTTATTTCTTTGGGTGAAGATTGCGATTACCTTAAACAAGGTAATGTATTCACTGATGATTTTATTCAAAGCTATATCGAATTGAAATGGAATGAAGTGTATCGTTATGAACATACGCCGCATCCAGTTGAATTTGACATGTATTATAGCGCCTAA
- a CDS encoding Flp family type IVb pilin, whose translation MSNKQQLKKSLLKNSEYGASAIEYALLLACLVLVLVTGLSSFGGKISDSMKGVFEKVEKQFSNE comes from the coding sequence ATGTCAAACAAACAACAGCTTAAAAAATCCTTGTTAAAAAATTCTGAATATGGCGCATCAGCCATTGAATATGCTCTTTTACTTGCATGTCTCGTATTGGTTTTAGTCACCGGTTTATCAAGCTTTGGTGGTAAAATTTCTGATTCTATGAAAGGTGTTTTTGAAAAAGTTGAAAAGCAATTTTCGAATGAATAA
- a CDS encoding amidohydrolase: MTQKAIINARIYPVDLHNNFYESGTILWENDRILNVGSKNDVILNENVEIIDAQDRFAVLPGFIDVHSHSSLLKGFSENLPFLEWLPEYQREHKVLTEEDAYWASMVSYLEALKGGTTCVLDMYRFMHKAADAAGSLGMRAHLAPYVSDLGQGYFETMEQNEKLIKTHHQSYNNRIQILVGLEHLFYCSVDAYKKARRLSDEYGVYIHTHTSEFKDEVEAVKNHFGKLPGYLLHERNILTPKTIIAHCVYLSDDEIILFKDNDVRIAHCPTSNVKLGGGSMQIDRLKAANIKFGLGTDGSISNNSLSMWELMKFGSLLQKNLNHDATALNAAETLRLATIEGAKVLGQDHEIGSLEIGKKADFITVNLWQPHLMPLISSENHDPVLWNLIYAGRASDVEDVWVDGKQVVSKGKVTSFDEDELLMHIHLQAKDLLKRREGVISSKLINI, encoded by the coding sequence ATGACTCAAAAAGCAATTATTAACGCGCGTATTTATCCTGTTGATCTTCACAACAATTTTTACGAATCTGGCACAATTTTGTGGGAGAATGATCGTATCCTTAATGTTGGATCAAAAAATGATGTTATTTTAAACGAAAACGTTGAAATTATAGATGCCCAAGACCGCTTTGCTGTGTTACCTGGATTTATTGATGTCCATTCTCATAGTTCTTTATTAAAAGGATTTTCTGAAAATCTACCTTTCTTAGAATGGTTACCTGAATATCAACGTGAACATAAAGTTTTGACCGAGGAAGATGCGTATTGGGCCTCGATGGTTAGTTACCTTGAGGCTTTAAAAGGCGGCACAACTTGCGTTCTTGATATGTATCGTTTTATGCATAAAGCGGCGGATGCTGCAGGTTCCCTTGGAATGCGTGCGCATTTAGCGCCCTATGTTTCAGATTTAGGGCAAGGCTATTTTGAAACAATGGAACAAAATGAAAAACTTATTAAAACACATCATCAAAGTTACAATAATAGAATTCAAATTTTAGTAGGGCTTGAGCATCTTTTTTATTGTTCTGTTGATGCATATAAAAAGGCGCGAAGGCTTTCAGACGAATATGGGGTTTATATTCATACACATACAAGCGAATTCAAAGACGAAGTTGAAGCTGTTAAAAACCATTTTGGCAAATTGCCAGGTTATTTATTGCATGAACGCAATATATTAACGCCCAAAACGATTATTGCTCATTGTGTTTATCTTTCTGATGACGAGATAATTTTGTTTAAAGATAATGACGTACGCATTGCGCATTGCCCCACAAGTAATGTGAAATTAGGCGGCGGTTCTATGCAAATTGATCGTCTTAAAGCTGCAAATATAAAATTTGGATTGGGTACGGACGGTTCTATATCCAATAATAGCCTAAGTATGTGGGAGCTTATGAAATTTGGCTCCCTTTTACAAAAGAATTTAAATCACGATGCGACTGCCCTTAATGCTGCCGAAACTTTGCGTTTAGCAACTATTGAAGGCGCAAAAGTGCTGGGACAGGACCATGAAATAGGATCGCTGGAAATAGGCAAAAAGGCAGATTTCATAACAGTTAATTTATGGCAACCCCATTTAATGCCTCTTATATCGTCAGAAAATCATGATCCAGTTTTATGGAATTTAATTTATGCAGGACGCGCAAGTGATGTTGAAGATGTTTGGGTTGATGGCAAACAAGTTGTATCTAAAGGAAAAGTCACCTCTTTTGATGAGGATGAGCTTTTGATGCATATCCATCTTCAAGCGAAGGATTTGTTGAAAAGACGTGAAGGTGTTATTTCATCAAAATTGATCAATATTTAA